One Purpureocillium takamizusanense chromosome 12, complete sequence DNA window includes the following coding sequences:
- the SDA1 gene encoding Severe Depolymerization of Actin (EggNog:ENOG503NWY1~COG:D~COG:Z~BUSCO:EOG09260TLW), protein MVKRKVAALEKIDADFASLQYKIRRDPKSYKDDFLKQWEQYESQREIFLMSPATATGDLVESFHNMVDLIAHVADCYPEETKTYPDDLKTILIQHHAVIHPELRDKVVGSLVLLRRKDIIDSANLLTTLFPILVSSPSKTLRELLFNKILSDIRNSNTKATNHPLNRTIQTVLYNLVTADRASPRAIWAIKLTRELWKRQIWTDSKPVDVMKEACLADNEKVVIGATRFFLGGDKEREELEDESSDEEVDLGKVRHQVNINKKSKKQKKALEKAVNKVKSMERKKSKPHPLNFSALHLLHDPQEFAEQLFSKHLQNTKAKLSLDTKLLVLQLVTRLIGLHELTVVPLYSWFIKYLTPRQQSVTSFLASLAQGTHKLVPPDVLEPLIQKIANEFVSEASASEVAAAGLNAIREICARQPLAMTDALLQDLVQYRKSKDKGVMMSAKGLLSLYRDVGAELLKKRDRGKDATINLKSGAQAQRKFGEEQAGGIEGLELLAKWKEDEKKRKRAEKGLGSDEEDKDEEELNDSDWEVDSDDSSSSGEWINVSDSEDEAPVLKKQKKSGGEPEDDEVDAEERAAELERMSKLATTTILTPADLAKLQELRSAAAVDRALGGKSQRKRGSGTEGPRHADDALTAENIEAPARLRKLTKEEKVALAKEGKPAREEHKSTQAIRKSKKEAEGKSTSNREKQRKKNFLMTLGKAKSKQKRSLVEARKVLRGHVERSSRGGRRRNGV, encoded by the exons ATGGTGAAGAGAAAAGTCGCTGCGCTCGAGAAGATCGACGCAGACTT TGCGAGTTTGCAGTACAAGATTCGCCGCGATCCCAA ATCGTACAAGGACGACTTTCTCAAGCAGTGGGAGCAGTATGAATCGCAGCGCGAGATTTTCCTCATgtcgcccgccacggcgacgggcgacttGGTCGAGTCGTTCCACAACATGGTCGACCTGATTGCGCACGTCGCCGACTGCTACCCCGAAGAGACCAAGACGTATCCCGACGACCTCAAGACGATCCTGATACAACACCATGCGGTCATTCACCCCGAGCTGAGAGATAAGGTCGTGGGCAGTCTCGTtctgctgcggcgcaagGACATCATCGACTCGGCCAACCTGCTGACGACGCTGTTTCCCAttctcgtctcgtcgccaaGCAAGACCCTGCGCGAACTGCTCTTCAACAAGATCCTCAGCGACATACGCAACTCGAACACCAAGGCTACGAACCACCCGCTGAATCGCACCATCCAGACCGTTCTCTACAACCTCGTCACTGCCGACagagcctcgccgcgcgccatcTGGGCTATCAAGCTGACGCGCGAGCTGTGGAAGCGCCAGATCTGGACCGACTCGAAGCCTGTTGATGTCATGAAAGAGGCTTGcctcgccgacaacgagaaggtcgtcatcggcgctacgcgcttcttcctcggcggcgacaaggagcgcgaggagctcgaggacgagagcagcgacgaggaagtGGACCTAGGCAAGGTGCGCCACCAAGTCAACATCAACAAGAAGAGCAAAaagcagaagaaggcgcTGGAAAAGGCCGTCAACAAAGTCAAGAGTATGGAGCGCAAGAAAAGCAAGCCGCACCCGCTCAACTTCTCGGCGCTGCACCTGCTCCACGACCCCCAGGAGTTTGCCGAGCAGCTCTTCTCAAAACACCTGCAGAACACAAAGGCCAAGCTGTCGCTGGATACGAAGCTGCTTGTCCTGCAGCTGGTCACGCGGCTGATTGGCCTGCACGAGCTGACAGTCGTGCCGCTCTACTCGTGGTTCATCAAGTACCTcacgccgcggcagcagtcTGTCACGTCCTTCTTGGCGTCTCTGGCACAGGGAACGCACAAGCTCGTGCCCCCGGATGTTTTGGAGCCCCTGATACAGAAGATTGCCAACGAGTTCGTCTCggaggcgtcggcgtcggaggTCGCAGCCGCTGGCCTCAACGCCATCCGAGAAATTTGCGCCCGGCAGCCGTTGGCTATGACGGACGCACTTCTGCAGGATCTGGTCCAGTACCGGAAGAGTAAGGATAAGGGCGTCATGATGTCGGCCAAGGGCCTTCTCTCACTGTATAGAGACGTCGGCGCTGAGCTACTGAAGAAAAGGGATcgcggcaaggacgccacCATCAATCTCAAGTCAGGCGCACAAGCTCAGCGCAAGTTTGGCGAGGAACAGGCTGGCGGTATCGAGGGCTTGGAGCTGCTTGCCAAGTGGAAAGAGGATGAGAAGAAGCGGAAGCGGGCAGAAAAGGGCCTCGGGAGCGATGaagaggacaaggacgaggaggaactCAACGATAGTGATTGGGAGGTGGACTcggacgacagcagcagctccggcgaGTGGATCAACGTCAGCGACTCGGAAGACGAGGCCCCCGTGCtcaagaagcagaagaaATCTGGCGGTGAacccgaggacgatgaggtcgatgccgaggagcgAGCCGCTGAGCTGGAGCGCATGTCCAagctcgccaccaccacgatcCTTACGCCGGCCGACCTCGCCAAGTTGCAGGAGCTTCGAtcggctgccgccgttgacaGGGCCCTTGGCGGCAAGAGCCAGCGCAAGCGCGGGTCAGGTACCGAGGGGCCACggcacgccgacgacgcccttaCGGCGGAGAACATtgaggcgccggcgcggctgcgcaaGCTCACCAAGGAAGAGAAGGTGGCGTTGGCCAAGGAGGGCAAGCCGGCTCGCGAGGAGCACAAGAGCACGCAGGCGATCCGCAAGTCCAAGAAGGAAGCCGAGGGGAAGAGCACGAGTAACCGCGAGAAGCAGCGCAAAAAGAACTTCCTCATGACGCTCGGCAAGGCGAAGAGCAAGCAGAAGAGGAGCTTGGTGGAGGCTCGCAAGGTGCTCAGAGGTCACGTGGAGCGCAGCTCGAGGGgtgggaggagaaggaacGGCGTCTAG
- the MIR1_2 gene encoding mitochondrial phosphate carrier protein (EggNog:ENOG503NTWE~COG:C) produces the protein MASPAQSTGSTKVDAVIQNVKAAEPQKLSGVALYSRFALAGAICCSVTHGGLTPVDVVKTRIQLDPQTYNRGMIGGFRQVIQNEGAGALLTGVGPTFAGYFLQGAFKFGGYEFFKQQCINQLGYETASNNRTAVYLASSAAAEFFADIALCPLEATRIRLVSEPTYANGLVGGFTKMLKNEGLGAFYAGFGPILFKQIPYTMAKFVVYEKVAETVYRSYPKKDMTDGMQTAVNLGSGLIAGFAAAIVSQPADTMLSKINKTKGLPGEGTTSRLIKIAKELGFRGSYGGIGARLFMVGTLTAGQFAIYGDVKKALGATGGVEIAK, from the exons ATGGCCTCTCCCGCGCAGTCCACCGGCTCGACCAAGGTTGACGCCGTCATCCAGAATGTCAAGGCAGCTGAGCCCCAGAAGCTGTCTGGCGTCGCTCTGTACTCGcgcttcgccctcgccggcgccatctgCTGCTCTGTCACCCACGGCGGTCTGACTCCCGTCGATGT CGTCAAGACCCGCATCCAGCTCGACCCCCAGACCTACAACCGCGGCATGATCGGCGGCTTCCGCCAGGTCATCCAGAAcgagggcgctggcgctctcCTCACCGGTGTCGGCCCTACCTTCGCCGGTTACTTCCTCCAGGGCGCCTTCAAGTTCGGCGGCTACGAGTTCTTTAAGCAGCAGTGCATCAACCAGCTCGGCTACGAGACTGCCTCCAACAACCGCACTGCCGTCTACCTCGcttcctccgccgccgccgagttcTTCGCCGACATCGCCCTCTGCCCCCTCGAGGCCACCCGTATCCGTCTCGTCTCTGAGCCCACCTACGCCAAcggtctcgtcggcggcttcacCAAGATGCTCAAGAACGAGGGTCTTGGCGCTTTCTACGCTGGTTTCGGTCCTATCCTCTTCAAGCA GATCCCTTACACCATGGCCAAATTCGTTGTCTACGAGAAGGTTGCCGAGACTGTCTACCGCTCGTACCCCAAGAAGGACATGACCGACGGCATGCAGACCGCCGTCAACCTGGGCTCTGGTCTCATCGCTGgtttcgccgccgccatcgtctctCAGCCCGCCGACACCATGCTTTCCAAGATCAACAAGACCAAGGGCCTCCCCGGTGAAGGCACCACCTCCCGCCTCATCAAGATcgccaaggagctcggcTTCCGTGGCTCGTATGGCGGCATTGGCGCTCGTCTTTTCATGGTTGGTACCCTGACTGCTGGTCAGTTCGCCATCTACGGTGACGTCAAGAAGGCCCTCGGtgccaccggcggcgtcgagatCGCCAAGTAA
- a CDS encoding uncharacterized protein (SECRETED:SignalP(1-20~SECRETED:cutsite=AAA-QL~SECRETED:prob=0.4263)), which translates to MLPVTLTPTAMLGLFAAAAAQLTSQCQFVRFSPGFDPNDPISYTARCARVPGEPAEVCSELRLEHCFTNNDGSLGAAIDDNAERFTSSCPSCNVDSSGTIMFCICERLSKSYVYTSIRLGDFITVHDGLLACTTTVARQISECPVSWIGGPPRRRHFVG; encoded by the exons ATGTTGCCCGTGACCTTGACTCCTACTGCCATGCTTGGCCTTttcgccgctgctgcggcccaGCTCACCTCACAGTGTCAGTTTGTCCGCTTCTCGCCCGGGTTCGATCCTAATGACCCAATATCGTACACGGCCCGGTGCGCGAGGGTGCCAGGCGAGCCTGCCGAGGTATGCTCCGAGCTTCGTCTCGAGCATTGTTTCACCAATAACGATGGCAGTCTCGGGGCTGCGATCGA TGACAATGCGGAGCGCTTCACGAGCTCCTGCCCGAGCTGCAACGTCGATTCGAGCGGAACAATCATGTTTTGCATCTGCGAGCGGTTGAGCAAGTCATACGTCTACACATCCATCAGATTAG GCGACTTCATCACGGTTCACGACGGCTTGTTGGCCTGCACAACCACGGTCGCGCGCCAGATATCCGAATGTCCAGTTTCGTGGATCGGAGGTCCGCCTAGGCGACGCCACTTCGTCGGGTGA